Within the Ruficoccus amylovorans genome, the region ATCGCCGCCGCCATTGTCACCTGCGTGCTCTTGCACATCGGTGTGATTTTTCTTTTGCCGCTGGCGGGGTAGAGGGGGACTGTACCCCTTCTTTTTAAAGCCGTCGAAACCGGGTTTGGCTTGTCCGCGAAGTCTGCGCCGTGCGGTGGTGTCATCGGGCGGATGCGGATTGCATGCGTATCGCCGATGTCGGACACAGCAAAACCGGCACCGCTACAGTGGCGATGCCGGTCAGCAAATTCGGCACGGGTGATGCCGCCGGGCCGTGCTTTATTCTGGTGGAGGGCGTTACCCCTGACGCGTCGATGTGGATCGGTTTTCGCGCTGGGTACGGCGGCGCAGGAGGACGAGCCCGAGGGCGGCGGCTCCGGCCAACGCGGCGTAAGTGGAGGGCTCGGGCACGACGTTGAAGGTGAAGGTGGCGGTATCGCTCTGCTCAATGCCTTCGACGTAGGCGGAGACGGTGAAGGTCAGCTCATAAATCCCGGCCTGGGTGAATCCCCAATTGGCGTGGACGTGGTCGGAATTGTCGAGGTCGAGCGTAAAGGCGTCGGCGGCGCTGATACCGTCCACTGTGCTCATGTAGAAGACCGGGCTAAGGCCGTCCTGCCAGAGCGAGAAGTTTCCGCCCTCGGGCATGGCTGCGCCGGTCAGGGTGAGGGTGAAGCTGTTGCCGTCAAACGCGCCGAGGGTGATTTCCTCTCCGCCGATGCCCAGGTGCGGGGCGCCGAGGGCGGACGCGCTGCCTTGGCCGCTGCCGGACTGCGGCAGGTACCAGAAGCTCTGACCCGCGTCGACGCCGATCTGATCCCAGTCCGAGCCGGCTGGGCGTCCGCCGTTCGAGTTTGCAAAAACGTAGCTGCTGTTGGGCACAACGATGACGGCCTCGTCCGGCTCGACTTCACCGATGCCGTGGATGTGCAGGTGCAGTTCCAGGTTACTGCCTTCGCCCAACCCGAGGTCGGCGTGGCCGGAGGTAAGGCTGACTTCCGCCTGCGCGGACGCGGCTGAGAACAAAAGACCCAGTGAGAAAAGAAGATGTTGCTGCTTCATGAAGCCTGAAATGCAACTTATTTGCATTTATGCGTCAAGGCCTTAAATGCATATTGGTTGCAATAAATGGGCATGGCATTGAAATCACATCTTTTTCGCATCCTTGTTTGAAAATAAGCCGAGGGCCGGCAGATGTGCACGGTGCAAGCTACTGAGCCCGGGCGCTGGCGCTGGCGATGCGGGCTTCCAGTTCTTCGCGGGCGTCCTGTAGGGCGGATCGGTCCACACTGGCGAGGATCTTTCGGGCCTCGTCGAGGCGGCCCATTTCGATGAGGACGCGGGCCTGCTGAAGCCGGATGAGGTCGAGCTTGAGCGGGTCGGTCACCCCCTTGGCGAGGATGGTCCACTGGTTGAGGGCGTCCTGCCAGTCGGGGTTTGCCACCTGGAAAAAGGCTTCCGCGTAACGGATGTGGTAATCGCGGTTGGAAGGCTCCATGCTTGAGGCTTCGTGGAAAGCGTCGAGCATGTTGCGGTCGAGGGTCTCGGCCGTGAGCACACCGTTGTCGATGTAGTACTGGCGGTAGTGGGAGAGCAGTTCGCCCAGTTCGTAGCGGTAAAGCGGTACTTCGGGCTCAAGGTCGATGGCGGCGATGTAGTAGGGCAGGGCGAGTGCGTACTCACCCTCCTCGGCCAGAAAATTCCCGATCTGCTGCTTGGCCACGGCGAGGTTGGGGTCGAGCATATTGGCCTTCATGAAGGCGTTGTTGGCGGACTTGTTCTCGCCGATGCGGCGCAGGAATTTCCCGTAGAGCAGGTAGCCGTACACGTAGTCGGGGTTGTCGAGCAGGAAGGAGTCGTACTGGGTGGCGATACCCTGAAGGCGGCGTTCGTATTCGAGTTGGTCGCGGCGGGCCGGGTCGGTTTCGATTTCCTTGAAGAGCGCGTCCTGCTCTTCGATGATGCCGATCAGGCGAGATTCGGAGAGTGTTTGGCGGTAGGGTTCGTGCTCGCCGTCGGAGTCTGTGGCGGGGGGCGCTGTGTCCACCGCGGGGGCGCTTGACTCGGGTTGGGCAGGGGCGGTTTCCTCTTCGTCGTCGCCGAAAAGACCGTCGTAGATGCTGTCAAAGAAATCGGCTCTCGCGCTGTGACCGGCCAGCACGACGGCCAGCGCGAAGACGCCCATCAGGCGGCCTGCGCCCTTGTGGCGGCTGACGGGCGAAAGAAGTCCGTGGACGAAACTGGAGAGAGCGGATTTCATGACAAAGGATTATCGAGGACCACGCTTGCCCGGGCGGCAAGTGTAATCAACCCCTCTCCCCTGCCTATGGGAGGGGGGAGTTTGAAAGTTTGAAGGTTTGAGAGTTTGAAAGTTAAGTGGGGGATGGGTTCCATGGGCCGCGTGGCCAATCTCTTTGCGTGTTCGCCGCCCATTATATTGCCAAAATGGCCGGACTTGCGGTAATACTACCGGCCTGTGGATAACGACCGCCTATACCTTTATCTCGACGCCAGCTCAGTCAGCGTGCAGGCCGGGCTCTGGCGTAAGGGGTGCTGGCTCGCCTACCGGAGTGAAAACAGCCCGGCGCTGGAGAGTATTTTTACCCTCGTGCAGGGCTGCCTTGATGACGCCGCGCAACCGCTCGACGCGGTGCAGGGCTTTGTCCACTGCGAGGGGCCGGGCTCTGTGCTGGGAATTCGGCTGGCGGGTATGGCAATTCGTAGCTGGCTTGCTCTGCCCGCCTGGGCCGGGGCAGAGGTGCTGGCCTTCCGGAGTCTGGACCTGACGGCCGCGCTGGTCGCTGCCAGCAGGCAGCCGGAGGGGACGTTTCATGTCATTTCGGAGGCACGCCAGACCTGTTGGAATCTGCTCACCGTCCCCGGGGGCGATATCGTCGAGGTCGAGCCCGAGGCTCTCGACGCGCTGGCTGGTCCCGTGTTTTACCTGCGCCAGCGTAAATCCTGGCACACGCCACCCGCGGGGGCGGAGGCCATCGCTAACGACCTGAGCAGCCACCCCGAGTTGCTTGCGTCTCCCGGGCTGCTTTCGCCCGTCGAAGCCCCCGGCCTCTACCGGGTCAACGAACCCTCCTACCGCACCTGGACCCCGGAGCGACACCGCTAGTGTCCCGAGTCTTAAGTCCTCGGCATAAGTTTTGAGGGTGCAACTCAGTTTGGATGCCCCCTCAGGGATTACGGCTTTCAGTTTTACTGAAAGCCGTAATCCCTGACGCGATGCGGAAGCATCGAAAGTGCAGGCTTCGCCTGCCGCGGGTGCGGGCTGCGTAAGCCCGCAATAATTATGCCGGGAACTTAAGACTCGGCACACTACCGCAGTTGCAGGATCGCGCCCTTGAGGTAGTGGCTTTCGGGCATGGTCAGGAGGACCGGGTGGTCGGCGGGTTGGCCGGTTTCCTCGATCACCACGAAGTCGCGGCGGGCGTCTCCGGCGGCTTCGGCCAGCACGCTCATGAACTGGGCGGGGGAGACATTCTGGGAGCAGGAGTAGGTGGCGAGAATGCCGCCGGGCGGGAGCATCCGCATAGCCCGCAGGTTCAGCTCCTTGTAGCCGCGCAGCGCACCGTCGAGCGACTTCTTGCTCCGGGCGAAGGAGGGCGGGTCGAGCACGATCAGGTCGAAGTTCTCCTGCCGGTTGGCGGTGAACCAGTCGAACATGTTCATGACGGAAAAATCCACCGCGAGCTGGTTCTTGCCCGCGTTGAGACGAGCGGCCTGCACGCACTCCTCAGAGATATCGACGGCGAGCACGGACTCGGCTCCGGCCTTGGCGCAGTGGAGGGCGAAGCCGCCCTGATGGCAGAAGCCGTCGAGCACGCGGCGGCCCTTGGCCAGCTCAGCCACGCGCAGGTGTTGGGCGCGCTGGTCGAGGTAGAAGCCCGTTTTATGGCCGCTGTGCAGGTCGATGAAGAACTCGATCCCGTCCAACATCAGCCAGGCGGCCTCGGCGGGGTTGCCGCTCAGGGTGGTGACAGAGGTTTCCAGCCCCTCCAGCTTGCGGCTGGGGGCGTCGTTGCGGTAAACAATATCAGCTGGCGAGAGCAGGCGCTGGAGGCAGGTGGTGATGATCGGCAGGGCCTGGTCCATACCGGCGGTCAGGGCCTGCACGACGAGCACCTGGCCGAACTGGTCAACGACCAGCCCCGGCAGGCCGTCGGCCTCGGACCAGACCAGGCGGCGAGCCGTATCGGGGGCGCGTCGGGCGATGGCGGCTTCCAGTGCGGCCTTGAGAAAGGACTCGTCGAAGGCGACCTTGTCGCGGCTGTAGCGCCGCCAGATGATCTGCGACTTGGCGTTGTACAGGCCCATGCCCATGAAGCGTCCGCGCGAGTCGCGCAGTTCGACCTCCCGGCCGTTGTGTTCGTCGGGCAGCAGGCGGGTGACTTCCCCACTGAAGACCCAGGGGTGCCCGCGCTGGACGCGGGGGGACGGACCCGGTTTGAGTTTTAAGGACGCGCTCATTGGCTGGTTGATTTAAAGGGAAAAGAGAAAGGGCCGTGCCCGGGGCCGATGGCGGGCTGATCCGGCTGCCCGGTTTTTTTTGTAAACACTGGCTAAACGCTAAAGCGCCCGGCTTGACGAGTTAATTCGGGAGCGGGGAAGCCCTTCGCTCAGGAGACCTTGCGGAAGAGGTGGACGGAGAGCCCAAGCATGAGCACGAGCGGCAGCCAGGCCGAGATGGCCAGCGGGATCAGTTCCTGCTCGCCGAGGAGGCGGCTGATGCTGGAGATCACGTAGTACAGGACGAAGAGCCCGACCGATTTTGACACGCCGACGAGCGGGTTGGTCCGCACCCCGGCCACCGCAAAGGGGATGGCGATGCCCACCACGACCAGGCACCGGAAGGGGCTGGCCAGAATGTTCATGAGGCGAATCTCGTAGGACTTCATTTTCGGGTTGGACTCGACCGGGATCTTGTCCAGCAGCATTTCCAGCTCGAAGTAGGAAAGGTCCTGCGGCTTCTTGCTCAGGGTCTTCATCAGCACCGGGTCTTCGGTGAAATCCGGGTAGGCTTTCTTTTCAAAGGGCCGGGAGAAATAAACCTCGCCGCTGGCGGGGTCGATTTTCTGGTCGCGCCCGTCGATAAAGACCCAGTGGTTGTCCACGTCGTCGAAGTAGCCTTCGCGGGCCATGACGCGGCCCGTCTCGCGGCCGTAGGCGTCGTGCTGGTACACGTTGATGCCGAAGCCCTCATAGGAGTACTCGCTGAAATTGTTCATGAACCACATGCGGCCTTCGCTTTGGTTGTCGAAGCACAGCAGGGGGATGTTGCCGATGTAGCGCTTGTCCACGCGCTCCTCCTCGGAGGCGAAGTGGAGGTTGTCCTTGAGGATGCGGCTCTGCTCGACCGACCAGGGGACGAGCCGGGCGTTCAGGTACAGCAGCAGGGCCGAGAGTACGGCCCCGGCCACCCACAGGCTGCGGGTGATGCGCCAGAGGTTCATCCCGGCCGAGCGCATGGCGACGATCTCGTTGTTGCGGTGAAGATTACCCAGGGAAAACAGCAGCGAAATGAGCAGGCTGATCGGGATGATCGTCGGCAGGAAGCTCGGGGTGTAGAGCCCGAAGTACTTGAGCACCTCCCACGTCGTCGCCCCCCAGCCGATGAAGTCGGGCAGGTCGTCGTAGAGGCGCTCCAGCAGCAGAATCCCCAGGGTGGCCGCCAGCGCCAGCACGAAGATTTTCAGCCACTCGGAAAAGACGTAACGGTCAAGCAGGCTCATGGATTAATGCAAGCGGCCAGCTTACCCCGGGCGGGGGGCAAGTCGATTTTTTTCTGGCTCCGTGGCATGGAAGCTGTTGAATGCAAGGCACTCATGTCTTGTTCCGGCTCACAGGAAGGGTGGAATTCCCGGCTCGGTGTCATCCTCGCGGTGGCGGGCAGCGCGGTTGGACTGGGGAATTTCCTGCGCTTTCCCGGTCAGGCGGCCGAGCATGGCGGTGGGGCGTTCATGATCGCCTACGTGATTTCGTTTTTGATTATCGGTCTGCCGATGTGCTGGTCGGAATGGACGCTGGGGCGGCACGGCGGAAGCAAGGGCTTCAACTCCTGCCCCGGTATTTTCAATGCCATCTGGCGCAGCCCGGCGGCCAAATACGTGGGCATCATCGGGGTGCTGATCCCGGTTATCATCTACATGTACTACGTCAATATCGAGGCGTGGTGCCTGGGCTACGCGGTCAATTTTCTGGCCGGTAATCTCGACTTTGATTCGGCGAAGGAATCGACGGGCTGGTGGGCCAGCTTTATCGGTGCCGGGGAAAATGGGGCGGCCCTCGTTGGCGGGGCCAAGGAGGGAATGGGGCCGCTGCAAGGGGTGGGCGTGTACCTGCTGGCGGTTTTTGCCCTGAATTTCCTGCTCATCTACCGGGGTGTTTCCGGGGGGATCGAGCTGTTCTGCAAGGTGGCCGTGCCGACGCTGGTGGTGCTGGCGCTGGTCGTGCTGATCCGGGTGATGACGTTGGGCGCGCCTGATCCCGCTGAGCCGGCCGAGAACGTCAACAACGGCCTCGGTTTTCTCTGGAACCCGAACAAAACCTTTTTCGAGGAGACCGATCCGGCAACCGGGGAGGTGGTCTATAAGCGCGAGGTGGTGGACAAGCACCTGATCGCGGAATTTCGCCAGCAGGCCGCGCAAGACCCGGAGCGTTACACGGTCAGGGAGGTCTCGATCTGGACCCAGCTGGCCAATCCGCAGCTCTGGCTGGCCGCCGCCGGGCAGATATTTTTCTCCCTCTCGGTCGGCTTCGGGGTGATTATCACGTACTCCAGCTACATGCGCAAGGACGACGACATCGTGCTCAGCGGCCTGGCGGCCACCAGCGCGAACGAGTTTTGCGAAGTGGCGCTCGGGGGGTTGATTACCGTCCCGGCGGCGGTCGCTTTCATCGGGGTGGCCGGGCTGTCCGGTATCGGCCTGAGCACGTTCGACCTAGGCTTTAAGGTGCTCCCGCTGGTGTTTTCGGAAATGCCCTTGGGGAATGTGTTCGGCTTTCTGTGGTTTTTCCTCCTCTTCCTGGCGGCCATGACCAGTTCGATTTCGATGCTCCAGCCGGGGATCGCGTTTATCGAGGAGGCGTTCAAGACCGACCGTAAGCGTTCGACCGCGATCCTGGGGTTTGTCACGGCGGTGGGCAGCGCGTTTGTGGTGTACTTCAGCGCGGACGCCAAGGCGCTCGACACGCTGGATTTCTGGGCGGCGAACTTCCTCATCTTCGTGCTGGCCACGATCCAGATCATCATGTTCGGCTGGATCTTCGGGGTGGACCGCGGGCTGTCCGAAGCCAGTCGGGGGGCGGCCATCCGCATCCCGCGTATTTACCGGTTCGTTATCAAGTTCCTGTGCCCGCTGTTTCTGATTACAGTTTTTGTGCTCTGGGTGCTGACCAGCGTCTTTGGCCTCAATCTCACCAGTGGCGAATCCGAGCTGAGCAGCTACATCGTGGACCTGTTTGTCGAGCCGAACGTTGCCGCCTGGCTCAGTGTCGGGCTGATGGCGACGCTCGGGGTGGCCTTTTTGCTCATCGTTTCAACCGTCCAGCGCTACAAGGACTACCAGAAGCAGGAGGCCGACTCATGACCTCCGCCGGCTGGATAGTGATGATTCTCTCGGTCGGGACTGTTTGCACGCTGTTCGTGTGGTGCATGTGGAAAGTGGTATGCACGCCCAACGAAACCGAGCACATAAAGGGGATTCAGGACCACACACCGGATGAGGAGAGTTAGAGCACTTTCAAATAGTCTTGATAAAGTCAGGGATTTAACAGGAAGGCCGGAAAGAACGCAAAGTCAGTTCGGAGACTTGGCTTTCCTCACTTCCCGCCCTTCCTGTTTAAAAACGGTATTAGACGGATAGCATTACCCTTCTGCGCACGCTACCCCAGCACTTCGACCAACTCGCCCTCGACGAAATCCGCACTGACGCGTTGCAGGCGGACGCGCCCGAGGCGGTTGCGGACCGAGACCGGGTCGGGCATGGGGACCACCACGCGCACGTAGTTGTCGGTCAGGCCCGGGGCGATGCCCTCGCGCGGGTCTTCAAAGAGCACACGCATTTCGCGGCCCAGGTGTGCCTCGTGCCAGCGTTGGCGGAGACGTTCGGCCAGCGCCCGCAGGCGGGCGGAGCGCCTGTGCCGTTCGCGCATCGGGACGTGGTCGTCCCGGCGGGCGGCGAGGGTGCCTTCGCGTTCAGAGTAGGTAAAGACGTGCGCCCAGGCCACGGGATTGTCCAAAAGCAGGCGGCAACTGTCCTGAAAGTCTTCCTCGGTCTCACCCGGAAAGCCGACCATGACGTCCGTCCCGACAAAGAGATCCGGCACAGCCTCGGCCGCGCGCTGGACGAAGTCCGCCCAGGCGGTCGCGTCGTAGCGGCGGCGCATTTGCTCTAAAACCTTGTCCGAACCGCTCTGGAGGGGCAGGTGCAGGTAGGGCAGGAGGGCGTGTGCCGGGTCGGCCATCCGCTCGAAAAGCGCCCACGGCACGGTGGTTGGCTCGATGCTGCTGATGCGGATGCGGTCGAGACCGTCCACCCGGTCGAGGGCATCGACCAGCCCGAGGATGTCGAGGCCGGAGTTGTCGTAGGTGCCGATGTTGACGCCGGTGAGGACGAGTTCGCGTACCCCGCGCGAGACCTGACTGTCCACCTCGCGCATGAGGTCGGCCAGGTCGCGGCTGCGCGCCCGCCCCCGGGCAAAGGGGATAATGCAAAACGAGCACACGAAGTCGCAGCCGTCCTGCACTTTGAGGTTGGCCCGCTGGTTGAAGGGCCGCTCCCCGGCGAAATTCATGGTAAAATCGCGGCGGTCGATTTTTTCCCGCACAATGACGGGCAGATCGTTTTTCTCGCCGTCGCCGATGTAGTCGAGGACGCCGAGCTTGTCCTGATTGCCCACGATCAAGTCCACTCCTTCGATGGAGGCCACCTCTTTTGCGCCCATCTGCGAGTAGCACCCGACCACGGCGGTGAAGGCTTCCGGGTTGCGCTTGATGAAGTTGCGGATGGTCTGGCGGCACTTCGAGTCGGCCTGCGCGGTGACGGTGCAGGTGTTGATGATCCCGAGGTCGGCCTCCTGCCCGAAGGGCACGATCTCGTAGCCCGCTTCGACCAGCTTTTCGCGCAGCGCCAGCGTCTCGCTCTGGTTGAGTCGGCAACCGAGCGTGTGCAGGCTGGCGCGCGGGCGGCGCTGGTCTTGGGCGGACGTGCTCATGGGAAGCTGACCATTAGTCATTTCTCATCGGCCATTAGTCAATGGTCAATGGGCAGGCACATTTATCGCCGTGTGACGCCCACAAGGTGGCGGTGCGGCGGTCTGGCCCGCTGATTAATGACCCCCGCCGCTTTGTGCCGGGTGGAGGAGCAGTCTCTCATGGTCGAGTGCGGCCACGCACCGCACAAACTTAGTGCAAGAGCTTGGCTAGCCGATTTTGCGCTCGATGGCTTCGAGGGCGCGGTCGTGCTCGAACCTTACCAGCGCGGGAACGGCGTCGTAGGCGGTGAAGACCCCGCCGTCAATCTGCTCCTCGATGCGGCGGCAAAGCTCGGAGAGGCGCAGCAGGCCGGTGTTGGCGGCGCTGCCCGCGATGAAGTGGATGCCTGGTCGCAGGGCCGAGGGGTCATGGGCGGCTGCGCTGGTTGCGATTTGTTCAAGCTTGGAGCCGGATTCGCCCCGGAAGGTATCCACGATTTCGCGCATGAAGGCCGGATCGCTCTCGGAAGCTTCCGTGAGCAGGTCTATCTGTTCCTGATCAAGGAGCTCCAGCTCCGGAGAGAGTGAGAAAAGTGCTGATTCCTGGGCGATGAGCTGGTCCGACATGGGCGTTGGGAGGTCTGTGTAGAAATGACGGAAAGTTCCGGTTTAGACAAATGAATAACACATATTACCAGGGCCTTTTTCTTCTGGCGGGGTAGGGTATCAGCCGTTCAGCAGTTCGCTGATGCGGTTAATAAGAATGGTAGGGCTGAATGGTTTGGTAAAAACGGTACTGGCTCCGGCTTCGAGCAATTCATGGCGGGTGCTGCCCTTGCCCTGGCCAGTGACGACGATGATGGGGATGTTCTTCAGGGCGTCATCACTTTTGAAGTCCACGATCAACTCCAGTCCCGAACGGCCCGGAAGCATCAGGTCGAAAATGGCCAGGTCCGGGTTCACATCGTGCGCCTTGGCCGCGACCGACAATCCCTCGCGGCAGATTTCCACGCGGTAGCCCCCCCGTTTGAGATTAAATTCGAGGAGTTTGACCATGACGGGGTCGTCGTCGGCGATGAGAATTGTCTTCATTATGCGTGAGAGGGGCACCGCACTGGGGAATATTCCCAGATAAGTAGAGTCTGATCGTCCCTCGTTGCCTCTATATCGGGACATTCCCGCTGCATTTTAGCCTGAAGTTTGTTCCAAAACTCTTCCGGGGGGGTGGCGGCTTCCTCCTGGACCAGTGCCAGAAAGGCTTCCCAGCCCCAGACACCTTTTTCGGTTTCCCATTCATACAGCCCGTCCGTGATCATTAAAAGCCGGTCCCCATGAGCGATGGGGAAGCTGTCGCACTGGTAGTGGGCGTCCTTGAAAAGCCCGAACGGCGGCCCCGAGGGGTGGGATTCGCGAAGCTTGCCGTCCTTGTCCACCAGCATGACGGGGCAGTGCCCGGCATTGATGAGCTCGATCCGGTCGAGCGAAGCAGGCAGCCGGGCGAGGGCGCAGGTGGCGAACAGTGTCATGTCGCCGACCTGCTCGCAGAGGATGCGGTTGAGCTGCTGGGCGAGGCCAAGCAGCGTGTAGTCCATGTGCTGGAGAATGTTGAAGGCGGTGCGGAACATTGCCGCCAGGAAGGCGGCCGAGACGCCCTTGCCCATGACGTCCACCACGGCGAAATAGGTGTCGCCGTGGTCGGTGCGGAGGGCTTCCAGGTAATCCCCGGCCACGTCGCGGGCCGAGCGGCGGGCGGTGAAGACCTGCCACTGCGGCGGGCAGGTGATGGTGGGCAGGGGCAGGAGCATTTTCTGGATTTCGGCGGCGATTTCCAGTTCCTGAAAGGCGCGCTGC harbors:
- the mtaB gene encoding tRNA (N(6)-L-threonylcarbamoyladenosine(37)-C(2))-methylthiotransferase MtaB, whose amino-acid sequence is MSTSAQDQRRPRASLHTLGCRLNQSETLALREKLVEAGYEIVPFGQEADLGIINTCTVTAQADSKCRQTIRNFIKRNPEAFTAVVGCYSQMGAKEVASIEGVDLIVGNQDKLGVLDYIGDGEKNDLPVIVREKIDRRDFTMNFAGERPFNQRANLKVQDGCDFVCSFCIIPFARGRARSRDLADLMREVDSQVSRGVRELVLTGVNIGTYDNSGLDILGLVDALDRVDGLDRIRISSIEPTTVPWALFERMADPAHALLPYLHLPLQSGSDKVLEQMRRRYDATAWADFVQRAAEAVPDLFVGTDVMVGFPGETEEDFQDSCRLLLDNPVAWAHVFTYSEREGTLAARRDDHVPMRERHRRSARLRALAERLRQRWHEAHLGREMRVLFEDPREGIAPGLTDNYVRVVVPMPDPVSVRNRLGRVRLQRVSADFVEGELVEVLG
- a CDS encoding LptF/LptG family permease, which codes for MSLLDRYVFSEWLKIFVLALAATLGILLLERLYDDLPDFIGWGATTWEVLKYFGLYTPSFLPTIIPISLLISLLFSLGNLHRNNEIVAMRSAGMNLWRITRSLWVAGAVLSALLLYLNARLVPWSVEQSRILKDNLHFASEEERVDKRYIGNIPLLCFDNQSEGRMWFMNNFSEYSYEGFGINVYQHDAYGRETGRVMAREGYFDDVDNHWVFIDGRDQKIDPASGEVYFSRPFEKKAYPDFTEDPVLMKTLSKKPQDLSYFELEMLLDKIPVESNPKMKSYEIRLMNILASPFRCLVVVGIAIPFAVAGVRTNPLVGVSKSVGLFVLYYVISSISRLLGEQELIPLAISAWLPLVLMLGLSVHLFRKVS
- a CDS encoding class I SAM-dependent rRNA methyltransferase, translating into MSASLKLKPGPSPRVQRGHPWVFSGEVTRLLPDEHNGREVELRDSRGRFMGMGLYNAKSQIIWRRYSRDKVAFDESFLKAALEAAIARRAPDTARRLVWSEADGLPGLVVDQFGQVLVVQALTAGMDQALPIITTCLQRLLSPADIVYRNDAPSRKLEGLETSVTTLSGNPAEAAWLMLDGIEFFIDLHSGHKTGFYLDQRAQHLRVAELAKGRRVLDGFCHQGGFALHCAKAGAESVLAVDISEECVQAARLNAGKNQLAVDFSVMNMFDWFTANRQENFDLIVLDPPSFARSKKSLDGALRGYKELNLRAMRMLPPGGILATYSCSQNVSPAQFMSVLAEAAGDARRDFVVIEETGQPADHPVLLTMPESHYLKGAILQLR
- a CDS encoding sodium:calcium symporter, which produces MEAVECKALMSCSGSQEGWNSRLGVILAVAGSAVGLGNFLRFPGQAAEHGGGAFMIAYVISFLIIGLPMCWSEWTLGRHGGSKGFNSCPGIFNAIWRSPAAKYVGIIGVLIPVIIYMYYVNIEAWCLGYAVNFLAGNLDFDSAKESTGWWASFIGAGENGAALVGGAKEGMGPLQGVGVYLLAVFALNFLLIYRGVSGGIELFCKVAVPTLVVLALVVLIRVMTLGAPDPAEPAENVNNGLGFLWNPNKTFFEETDPATGEVVYKREVVDKHLIAEFRQQAAQDPERYTVREVSIWTQLANPQLWLAAAGQIFFSLSVGFGVIITYSSYMRKDDDIVLSGLAATSANEFCEVALGGLITVPAAVAFIGVAGLSGIGLSTFDLGFKVLPLVFSEMPLGNVFGFLWFFLLFLAAMTSSISMLQPGIAFIEEAFKTDRKRSTAILGFVTAVGSAFVVYFSADAKALDTLDFWAANFLIFVLATIQIIMFGWIFGVDRGLSEASRGAAIRIPRIYRFVIKFLCPLFLITVFVLWVLTSVFGLNLTSGESELSSYIVDLFVEPNVAAWLSVGLMATLGVAFLLIVSTVQRYKDYQKQEADS
- a CDS encoding Hpt domain-containing protein; this encodes MSDQLIAQESALFSLSPELELLDQEQIDLLTEASESDPAFMREIVDTFRGESGSKLEQIATSAAAHDPSALRPGIHFIAGSAANTGLLRLSELCRRIEEQIDGGVFTAYDAVPALVRFEHDRALEAIERKIG
- a CDS encoding PP2C family protein-serine/threonine phosphatase, coding for MTLFFSDSLQDPLHEEISSQPFTRMWSSLEGRLAEVIKTRSEFVWEHPEEVAADPELSAYACGICCPIQAAGKLYGVFAVVRKELPYFNAGELNNVRTFSDLFGIALANADNTIVRAREQRAFQELEIAAEIQKMLLPLPTITCPPQWQVFTARRSARDVAGDYLEALRTDHGDTYFAVVDVMGKGVSAAFLAAMFRTAFNILQHMDYTLLGLAQQLNRILCEQVGDMTLFATCALARLPASLDRIELINAGHCPVMLVDKDGKLRESHPSGPPFGLFKDAHYQCDSFPIAHGDRLLMITDGLYEWETEKGVWGWEAFLALVQEEAATPPEEFWNKLQAKMQRECPDIEATRDDQTLLIWEYSPVRCPSHA
- a CDS encoding response regulator transcription factor, which translates into the protein MKTILIADDDPVMVKLLEFNLKRGGYRVEICREGLSVAAKAHDVNPDLAIFDLMLPGRSGLELIVDFKSDDALKNIPIIVVTGQGKGSTRHELLEAGASTVFTKPFSPTILINRISELLNG
- a CDS encoding choice-of-anchor M domain-containing protein, which produces MKQQHLLFSLGLLFSAASAQAEVSLTSGHADLGLGEGSNLELHLHIHGIGEVEPDEAVIVVPNSSYVFANSNGGRPAGSDWDQIGVDAGQSFWYLPQSGSGQGSASALGAPHLGIGGEEITLGAFDGNSFTLTLTGAAMPEGGNFSLWQDGLSPVFYMSTVDGISAADAFTLDLDNSDHVHANWGFTQAGIYELTFTVSAYVEGIEQSDTATFTFNVVPEPSTYAALAGAAALGLVLLRRRTQRENRSTSTRQG